One window of Pyrus communis chromosome 12, drPyrComm1.1, whole genome shotgun sequence genomic DNA carries:
- the LOC137710267 gene encoding uncharacterized protein, with protein MAAAMKWNRAGRPGFSPHQKVTIALQMMAYDSPADLIDETHGMFESTCLDTLEQFCDTIVQVYKDEYICEPNQEDLNRLLRKAEDRGFLSMIGSSDYMHWDWKNCPTGWQ; from the exons ATGGCTGCGGCCATG AAGTGGAACAGAGCAGGTCGCCCTGGTTTttcacctcatcagaaggttactATTGCACTCCAAATGATGGCCTATGACTCCCCAGCTGATTTGATAGATGAAACCCATGGTATGtttgagtctacatgccttgacACTCTTGAACAATTTtgtgacacaattgttcagGTTTACAAAGACGAGTACATCTgcgagccaaatcaagaagatctgaatCGGCTTCTTCGCAAAGCTGAAGATCGTGGGTTTCTGAGCATGATAGGATCATCAGACTAcatgcattgggattggaagaaTTGTCCCACTGGATGGCAATGA
- the LOC137710268 gene encoding protein ALP1-like — protein MLEAVTSYGTWIWHAFFGVPGSQNDITVLGCSPLFNRLKEGKTPQLDYYIIGRQCNMGYYLADDIYPKWATLVQAIPNPRNDVKKLFTLHQKAYRKDVERAFGILQARWKIISKPAKGWSRENLNSIMMSCIILHNMIVEDKQDGYIDGESDDDQEDTNRSRRARAKIYDGPNLPFNLRTGSISINEYMRRYKMIRSRATNNYLQQDLVTHLWAKRSME, from the coding sequence ATGTTAGAGGCGGTTACCTCATATGGCACATGgatctggcatgctttctttggagtccctggatcccaaaatgacattacagttcttgggTGTTCACCCCTCTTCAATCGCCTGAAGGAAGGTAAAacacctcaacttgactactacatcatCGGTCGTCAATgcaatatggggtattacttggcagatgacatttacccaaagtgggcgacacttgtccaagcaattccaaaccctaggaatgacgtgaaaaagttgtttaccttacaccaaaagGCATAtcggaaagatgttgagagagctttcggtattctacaagcacggtgGAAGATCATCAGCAAACCGGCAAAagggtggagtcgagaaaatttgaactccatcatgatgtcttgcatcatattacacaatatgatagtggaggataagcaagatgggtatattgatggagagtctgaTGACGATCAAGAAGATacaaataggtcaagaagggctcgtgcaaaaatatatgatgggcctaatttgcctttcaatctaagaactggtagtatctctataaatgagtacatgaggcgctATAAAATGATACGCTCTCGTGCCACAAACAACTATctacaacaggatcttgttacacatctttgggccaaaagaagcatggagtag